From Salvelinus namaycush isolate Seneca chromosome 9, SaNama_1.0, whole genome shotgun sequence:
GTAAAACAAGGAACAAATATACCTTAAGAGGTGCTGATGCAATTAACCTGTGTGGTTAAAAGTGAATGATACAGTCATGTGTTAACCTATATAGGATGTGTATGGGCTAACAGGAGATATCAACAGGCCTGTCCAAGTCCCTCTCCTTTTAAGGCAGAGACCTCATGGGTACCTGTGGCACAGACAACTATCTCTCTTTAAACAGTGTTGAATAAGAACAACTTAGTGTCTACAGACACTGAAGAGATACAATTGACACAACATGCCAAACCAGTTGAGTAGGTTTGTGTTCCTGGGGAAAATACCAACATAGAGAGGTTAGGGTAGAGGTAAGAGAAGACAGGAAATATAATAAAGGAATGAAGTGCACTCACACTCTTGCTCTCCATCTTCACTGGGAAAGCAGTTTTTGAAGAGACAGTGCATTGTCCTATAGCAGTTATCCAACAGGGATTTGGGGGTCACGAACCTCCACCCTTTTGAGTTGGGCTCCTTCACTCGATTGTAGATCTCCTCTATTCGCTCTGGGGGCTCTCTCTGAGAGATaaacattcagtacatgaccattATGAGTTACGTTTGTCCACAGAGAGATGAGCAGAGCAGTGACAGTGACACTATGGCCAGTCTTACACACCTCATCACTCTGTGGTGGGAACACCTGCTGGATCTTCCTGAAGAGATCTTCCAGATCGGAGGTGTACTTGTAGGAGGGATGTCTCTCTGGCAGGACCCTCAAGATCCTCTTCAACACCTCCTGGTTGACCAACAGCCACACATCCTGCAGGTCCCCCTCCTCCAGATCCACCACCCTCGCCCTCTGGAGGGACACAGAAAAGAGATAAAGTGACGTAGTGGGGAGCGGGATAGGAGGAGGAACAGCTAGAGATGTATAGAGTGATAAGAGTGAAGGTTGAAGATAAAGGAAGGAGAATAAGGAAGCAAAGTAGACAAAGGGTGAGTGAGTGGATGGTATGATATGTTGATTTTTCATATGACTAAACAAGTTAGAAGAGTGATAATGATAAGGGTTAGGAAACAAAGGGAGGGACTCACCAGCCTGCTGATGTTGCAGAGTTTGAAGACCTCTTCATAGTGAACTCTGATGGTGTAATTAATGGGGAAATTGTGCTTCTGTTAAAGACAGGAAAGATTTTGGTGTCAGATTGTGTTTGTACAAAGAAATACCACCTTTCTTTtccacatatacagtggggagaacaagtatttgatacactgccgattttgcaggttttcctacttacaaagcatgtagaggtctgtaatttttatcatggGTACACTTCAACTGCGAGAGACGGATTCTAAaacaaaaatacagaaaatcaaattgtatgattttaaagtaattaatttgcattttattgcatgacataagaatttgatcacctaccaaccagtaagaattccggctctcacagacctgttagtttttctttaagaagccctcctgttctccactcattacctgtattaactgcacctgtttgaactcgttacctgtataaaagacacctgtccacacactcaatcaaacagactccaacctctccacaacggccaagaccagagagctgtgtaaggacatcaggggtaaattgtagacctgcacaaggctgggatgggctacaggacaataggcaagcagcttggtgagaaggcaacaactgttggcgcaattattagaaaacggaagaagttcaagatgacggtcaatcaccctcggtctggggctccatgcaagatctcacctcgtggggcatcaatgatcatgaggaaggtgagggatcagcccagaactacacggcaggacctggtcaatgacctgaagagagctgggaccacagtctcaaagaaaaccattagtaacacactacgccgtcatggattaaaatcctgcagcgcacgcaaggtccccctgctcaagccagcgcatgtccaggcccatctgaagtttgccaatgaccatctggatgatccagaggaggaatgggagaaggtcatgtggtctgatgagacaaaaatagagctttttggtctaaactccactcgccgtgtttggaggaagaagaaggatgagtacaaccccaagaacaccatcccaaccgtgaagcatggaggtggaaacatcattctttggggatgcttttctgcaaaggggacaggacgactgcaccgtattgaggggaggatggatggggtcatgtatcgcgagatcttggccaacaacctccttccctcagtaagagcattgaagatgggtcatggctgggtcttccagcatgacaacgacccgaaacacacagccagggcaactaaggagtggctccgtaagaagcatctcaaggtcctggagtggcctagccagtctccagacctgaacccaatagaaaatctttggagggagctgaaagtccgtattgcccagcgacagccccgaaacctgaaggatctggagaaggtctg
This genomic window contains:
- the LOC120053889 gene encoding interleukin-34-like isoform X1, giving the protein MGRPTAWLLGGLFGLMWVIPVLMTPTTLAQCTSLKTLGTKLTDRRRNFKHNFPINYTIRVHYEEVFKLCNISRLRARVVDLEEGDLQDVWLLVNQEVLKRILRVLPERHPSYKYTSDLEDLFRKIQQVFPPQSDEREPPERIEEIYNRVKEPNSKGWRFVTPKSLLDNCYRTMHCLFKNCFPSEDGEQEYCSTLHWRKGRKRQLQET
- the LOC120053889 gene encoding interleukin-34-like isoform X2, which encodes MGRPTAWLLGGLFGLMWVIPVLMTPTTLAQCTSLKTLGTKLTDRRRNFKHNFPINYTIRVHYEEVFKLCNISRLRARVVDLEEGDLQDVWLLVNQEVLKRILRVLPERHPSYKYTSDLEDLFRKIQQVFPPQSDEREPPERIEEIYNRVKEPNSKGWRFVTPKSLLDNCYRTMHCLFKNCFPSEDGEQEC